The genomic segment GTCAGGAATTGTGGGCGGATTAAGATTGGTCAGGTTGGTGAAAGAAAAGGAAGAAAAAATGATTTTTAGTCGTTCGCAAAAATTAGGAAAGAAGAATCGCCAGCATTCTTTTACATTAAGAGGAGTGTAATATGAGATTAAGATATTATTCGGGAGTAGTTGCTGTATTGTTGGTTTCAGTCGTTATATCGAGTGCTACGAATAATGCGGAAAGCGAAAAGGCGCTTGTTGAGCGTGCGCGCGCGTTCTGGTCGGACAGAAAATACGAAAATGCGGAGGATATATACAAAAATCTTCTTGAAAAATATCCCACTTCTGTATGGTCGGATGAATATAAATTGGAAATGATAAATTGTTATCGTATCACGAACAAATACGATGAGGCAATCCGCAAATGTAACGAATTTATCAAGAACAGGCCGGAAAGTTACCTTATTTCGACGATAAGATATAGCCTCATGTCCATATATGTTTATCACAAAAACGACTTGGAAAAAGGAGAAGGTCAGGCGAACATAATAATTAAAGAATTTCCCGGAACGGTTTACGAACAATATGCATTAGGTTTTCTTGCTAATATTTACAGGAGGCAGAAGAAAACGGACAAATTTGTGGAAATAGCCTTGGACTCGCTAAAAAAATATCCCGATAGTTGTGGAGCCGTGTGGCTTCATTATAGTATGGGGAAAATTTATTTGGACAGAAAAAATTACAGTAAAGCCCTTGTGGAATTTCGCCAATCGTTTGAAAATAGAACGAAAGATATGACTTACGCTTCCGTATCGTGTAATTCAATATTTTACTGTTTAAAGAGACAGAAGGACTATGAGGCGGCGGCCGCGTGGGCGGAGAAATGTATCGACAAATATTCGGACGAATTCTCAACTGAATATCTGCATTACAGTCTCGTTTTACTGTATCCGAGCCGCCTTAAACAACAGAAAAAAGCCGACAAAGCGTATGCTGCTTTTAAGATGAAATATCCTAACTCAAAATATACGGATGACCTCGAAGATAGGCTTGCCGCTATGAGGCAAGAGGCTAGTATGGACAAACTGCTATTGAATATAAAAGATACGGACAGTAGTGAAGAAGAAGTCATAGACCTGAAATGAATGTTGAATTTTAAATATGAGTTTAAAAAGGGAAAACGGAACGTTCGTTCACTTACACAAAAATGAGATACCCTTAATATTCCCTGAATAGGCACTCTTTCTGTTAAAAATAGCAGTAATAATTTCATCATCAAAAAGCTAACATTCGTGTAGAATACTGGTAAATCTCCGCAGTTCTTGCTGTGAATTGAGCTGTCATTTGGTATGATAAACCAGATGTCGAAGATGTTGTGCGCTGCAAACAAATTATTTGTTTGTAAATGAAAAATCAGGAGGTGTTGTTATGAAATTTTACCACGTTTTTATCATTGGTCTTATATTGTTATCAGCAACATTTATCAGTCGTTCAAACGCCGCTGGGGATTCAAAGCTATTATGGGTCGCAGTTACTGTATTTGATGGAAGAAACAATAAGTCTTTTCCTGAGTATTATGGGCAGATTAATCAAAAAAGTGTTGACACTCTGACAACTAAAACACAGGAATTTCAAATGTTTAAATTAGAGAATATTTTTTGGGTTAACGATGAGGGGGAGACCGAAAAATTAAGCGATTCTAAAAAGCACGGAAGGCTCCGTGGCTACACAGACACTGCATATTTTCGTTCAGATCAAATTTACAGGATTGTTTTTCTGGATGAGGATTATGTAACAAAACTTTTAAACAATGTTAAATAGATATTTGATATAGTTAGCAAAACAAATAGAAATTATCGCCTTGAAAATGAGTAATAACAATTTAGGTCTTTTTGTTGTCTAAATGTATATGGAGAGATAAATGAAGAAGAGAGGAGTCATTAAATGAATAGGGAGCAACCCAAAAGAAAAATAAATGTAATATTAAAAATTGGCTTGCTCCTTCTTGGTTTCGGCACGGGACCTATTTTATTGCTTGTTCTTCTTGAAGCAATGGGTATTAATACAAACGCAGGGAACGCAGTTGGCCCAGGACTGTTACATGTTATAACATTGTGGCCAGCCGTGGTGTTTTTAGTGCTAGGTATAGTTATAAGCCTGATCAAAAAATTAAAGAAATGGTTCCATCGGAAGAAAAAAAAATGATTTTTAGTCGTTTAAAGAAATTAGCAAAAGAATACGGGAGCAGTAAAATGAAAAAGATTATGATGCTTTTTGTTATTGTATTGTCCTTGCAGAATAATATCTATGCAGGCAATAAGAAACTTTTGCAGACAACTCTTAAACCGGGAATTTTAGTAGGGGAAAGTTTCATTTCAAAAAGTATTTTTCTTGAAAGTAAGCGATTGGGAAGGGTTCATAATATAGTGAGAGGTGACCTCGATGCAGCGCCAGGCGCTGAAATAGGTATTACATGGGATACTTGCGATCAAAATGGCGGCGCAATATTTTGCAATGATGATGGCGAAATAATATCAACGGTTATATTCAGCAGTAGAGCAATGAATTCTACAATAATTGATGTTGAAAAAGATGGGATTTGCGAATTTTTAAGCGGCGGTTCCTGGTCCCGTAAAGTTCTTTTATTGAATCATAATGGTACGCCGGAGTGGATTTTCAGCAGCAAAAGAGGAGTAAACGGATTAGGATATGCGGACATTGACGGCGACGGAAAACTTGAATTCGCTTTGAGTTTTAATGGGGGCGGAGTGGTGCGACTATTAGAGAGCAATGGCGAATTGATTTGGAAAAGTGATGACTCTAATGCGTGGCATATCGAAATGGCGGATACCAATCAGGATGGTAATCTTGAAATAATCAGCAGTAATTCTCGCGGGAGCATAAAAATACGGGATAAAGAGGGGAATATTTTAAGTGATGTAAGACCGGAAATATATTTCAATAAGTTTACAATCTCTCCTTGGCCATCATCTAAAGACCGGGAATATATTATCACGAGCAGAAAAGATGAAAAGGTGTATGTCATGGATTTTGGGGGCAAAACCATTGCGAAATATAATGCGCCTAAAACAATAAAAACTCTCAATATTTGTGCGGCTCCCATTCGTTTAACAAAGGATAAACCGCAATATTTTGCGGTGCTGATTAAGTTACTGGCGAGTTGGCGCAGGTCGATACTGTATCTTTATGATGATAAGGGTAATATCGCATATCAGGAAATTATTCCAGATATATGTGAATCGATATGTGTTATAGATGCGGATAAATCAGGGAGTCAGAAAATTTTAATTGGCGGCACAGGAAAAGTTTGGCAATATGAATATCGTGGGAATAGTGAATGAGTTTTATAGAAGCATTCAAGAACTTTTTTAAAAGGGAAAAATCAATAATGAAGTCATTTGTATTTGTTGTTCTTAATTTATTGTCGGTATTAGTATTGTTATCGGCGCTGGTAATTTATACATCTTTATTTAAAATAATGCCTTGGTATGAACCTTGCGGCATGCAATTTTTAGCGATATTTATGGTATTTGATCCAGCTTTTTTAATTATAGGAATCTCTTTGCTTGTTCTGGACAGATTTTTTCAT from the Candidatus Omnitrophota bacterium genome contains:
- the bamD gene encoding outer membrane protein assembly factor BamD, which translates into the protein MRLRYYSGVVAVLLVSVVISSATNNAESEKALVERARAFWSDRKYENAEDIYKNLLEKYPTSVWSDEYKLEMINCYRITNKYDEAIRKCNEFIKNRPESYLISTIRYSLMSIYVYHKNDLEKGEGQANIIIKEFPGTVYEQYALGFLANIYRRQKKTDKFVEIALDSLKKYPDSCGAVWLHYSMGKIYLDRKNYSKALVEFRQSFENRTKDMTYASVSCNSIFYCLKRQKDYEAAAAWAEKCIDKYSDEFSTEYLHYSLVLLYPSRLKQQKKADKAYAAFKMKYPNSKYTDDLEDRLAAMRQEASMDKLLLNIKDTDSSEEEVIDLK
- a CDS encoding VCBS repeat-containing protein; this encodes MIFSRLKKLAKEYGSSKMKKIMMLFVIVLSLQNNIYAGNKKLLQTTLKPGILVGESFISKSIFLESKRLGRVHNIVRGDLDAAPGAEIGITWDTCDQNGGAIFCNDDGEIISTVIFSSRAMNSTIIDVEKDGICEFLSGGSWSRKVLLLNHNGTPEWIFSSKRGVNGLGYADIDGDGKLEFALSFNGGGVVRLLESNGELIWKSDDSNAWHIEMADTNQDGNLEIISSNSRGSIKIRDKEGNILSDVRPEIYFNKFTISPWPSSKDREYIITSRKDEKVYVMDFGGKTIAKYNAPKTIKTLNICAAPIRLTKDKPQYFAVLIKLLASWRRSILYLYDDKGNIAYQEIIPDICESICVIDADKSGSQKILIGGTGKVWQYEYRGNSE